The following are from one region of the Desulfonatronum thiosulfatophilum genome:
- a CDS encoding RidA family protein yields MKQCIAAPNAPKAIGPYSQAVRAGNMLFLSGQLPLDPETMQFVPGGITEQTRQVLTNARAILEAAGGTLDNVVKATVLLKDINDFAAMNTVYAEFFTKDHPARSTFQVAKLPLDALVEIELVAVIE; encoded by the coding sequence ATGAAACAATGCATTGCCGCACCGAACGCCCCAAAGGCGATAGGTCCTTACTCCCAGGCGGTACGGGCAGGAAACATGCTCTTTCTTTCCGGCCAACTGCCGCTTGACCCGGAAACCATGCAGTTTGTTCCCGGCGGCATCACCGAGCAGACCAGGCAGGTCCTGACAAACGCCCGAGCGATTCTTGAGGCCGCCGGTGGCACCCTGGACAACGTGGTCAAGGCCACGGTTCTGCTCAAGGACATCAATGACTTCGCCGCAATGAACACAGTCTACGCTGAATTTTTCACGAAAGATCATCCGGCTCGTTCCACCTTCCAGGTGGCCAAACTGCCGCTGGACGCGCTGGTGGAGATTGAATTGGTCGCGGTGATTGAGTGA
- a CDS encoding TlyA family RNA methyltransferase, translated as MGRKIRADLALVEQGLVESREKAERLIMAGRVSCVVDGSPRPVGKPGQGVAPDAELRVVAGERFVSRGGEKLLTALEHFAVNIQGRIALDVGASTGGFTDCLLQHGALKVYAVDVGKGQLDWKLRQDSRVVNLEGVNFRHAGPDLLPELVDVITADCSFISLRLILPPCLHFCKPSTDIFALIKPQFEADPGAGERGVIRDPLLREQILKDVTKFAHDELGLVCRGIVPSKILGPKGNQEYLAWFRPAETGDAGLE; from the coding sequence TTGGGACGGAAAATCAGGGCGGATCTGGCGCTGGTGGAGCAGGGGCTGGTGGAAAGCCGGGAAAAGGCCGAGCGGCTGATTATGGCTGGCCGGGTGAGCTGCGTTGTAGACGGTTCGCCGCGGCCGGTGGGCAAGCCGGGTCAGGGCGTGGCGCCGGACGCGGAGCTGCGGGTTGTGGCGGGCGAGCGGTTCGTCAGCCGGGGCGGCGAAAAGCTGCTCACGGCCCTGGAGCATTTCGCCGTGAACATCCAAGGACGCATTGCCCTGGACGTGGGGGCCTCCACCGGCGGATTCACCGATTGCCTGCTGCAGCACGGCGCACTCAAGGTCTACGCCGTGGACGTGGGAAAGGGCCAGCTGGATTGGAAACTGCGCCAGGACTCCAGGGTGGTCAACCTGGAAGGGGTGAACTTCCGCCACGCCGGCCCGGATCTGCTGCCCGAACTCGTAGATGTGATCACTGCGGACTGTTCCTTCATCTCCCTGCGTCTGATCCTGCCTCCATGTCTGCATTTCTGCAAACCCTCCACCGACATTTTTGCGCTGATCAAGCCGCAGTTCGAAGCCGATCCCGGAGCCGGGGAGAGGGGAGTGATCCGTGATCCGCTGCTCCGTGAACAGATTCTGAAAGACGTGACCAAATTTGCTCATGACGAACTGGGGCTGGTCTGTCGGGGAATCGTCCCCTCCAAAATACTGGGGCCCAAAGGCAACCAGGAATACCTGGCCTGGTTCCGTCCTGCGGAAACAGGAGATGCCGGTTTGGAATGA
- a CDS encoding inositol monophosphatase family protein, translating into MTNYTSLMPDAVTVVREAGEMLMRFWREPREIRHKGRIDLVTSADIALEKLLKERLESILPGAGFLAEESADADDLQRTLTGPTWIIDPLDGTTNFAHGIPFVAISVALWDEGEVQLGLVHMPVLNELFHAARGHGAFVNDVPIHVSSTRELEQALVATGFPYTVRERMEPILAWMEIMLASTRGIRRAGSAACDLAYTACGRFDAFYELDLKPWDVAAGWLLVQEAGGLVSRIDQTPFDLHASSILAGNSLIHAKTAEALAEYGGNFSGGKG; encoded by the coding sequence ATGACCAACTACACATCCCTTATGCCCGATGCGGTGACGGTTGTCCGTGAAGCCGGCGAGATGCTCATGCGGTTCTGGCGCGAGCCTCGGGAAATCCGCCACAAAGGACGTATCGACCTGGTGACCAGCGCGGACATCGCTCTGGAGAAGCTGCTCAAGGAGCGCCTGGAGTCGATTTTGCCCGGCGCGGGTTTTCTTGCCGAGGAATCGGCCGATGCCGACGATCTGCAACGCACTCTCACAGGACCGACCTGGATCATCGACCCTCTGGACGGGACGACGAATTTCGCCCACGGCATCCCGTTCGTGGCCATTTCCGTGGCCCTGTGGGACGAAGGCGAGGTGCAGCTCGGGCTGGTGCACATGCCCGTACTCAATGAATTGTTCCATGCCGCGCGCGGCCATGGCGCATTTGTCAACGACGTTCCGATACACGTCTCCAGCACGCGGGAACTGGAACAGGCCCTGGTGGCCACGGGTTTCCCCTATACCGTCCGGGAACGGATGGAGCCCATTCTGGCCTGGATGGAAATCATGCTGGCCTCGACCCGGGGCATCCGCAGAGCCGGTTCCGCGGCCTGCGACCTGGCGTATACGGCCTGCGGCCGGTTCGACGCCTTCTACGAACTCGATCTGAAACCCTGGGACGTGGCCGCGGGCTGGCTTCTGGTCCAGGAAGCCGGAGGACTGGTCAGCCGAATCGACCAGACCCCCTTCGACCTGCACGCTTCCTCCATTCTGGCCGGCAACAGCCTGATTCATGCCAAAACGGCGGAAGCGCTGGCGGAGTATGGAGGCAATTTTTCAGGCGGCAAAGGATGA
- the rimI gene encoding ribosomal protein S18-alanine N-acetyltransferase, with amino-acid sequence MQVARLTHEDLSEVAELEALCFAAPWSLQQIRSGFDSESSCIFGVRKSGVLVGYISLVVLPPEMEILNIAVHPDHRRRGLGKALVGAALEHARAENVENCLLDVDEANTAALGLYEFFDFCRTGRRRAYYRFPSGARDAILMRCSP; translated from the coding sequence ATGCAAGTCGCCCGTCTCACCCACGAAGACCTTTCCGAAGTGGCCGAACTGGAAGCCCTTTGTTTTGCCGCTCCCTGGTCGCTGCAGCAGATCCGTTCCGGATTCGATTCGGAATCGAGCTGCATTTTCGGAGTGCGCAAATCAGGCGTCCTGGTCGGCTATATCAGTCTTGTGGTCCTGCCGCCGGAAATGGAAATCCTGAACATCGCCGTTCATCCGGACCACAGGAGGCGGGGATTGGGCAAAGCCCTTGTCGGAGCAGCGCTGGAACATGCCCGCGCCGAAAATGTCGAAAACTGTTTACTCGATGTGGATGAAGCCAACACCGCGGCCCTGGGACTCTACGAATTTTTCGATTTTTGCCGGACGGGACGAAGACGGGCATACTACCGCTTTCCTTCCGGCGCCAGGGACGCAATACTCATGCGGTGCTCGCCTTGA
- a CDS encoding phosphoglycerate kinase yields the protein MSMRFLKDMDVKGKRLLIRVDYNVPIDQGVIQEDTRIKASLPTLKLALDQGASLVLCSHMGRPKGEAVPELSLQPIARRLSELLGQDVAMAKDCVGPKVESMAQALQPGQILLLENLRFHAGETKNDPDFSAKLAKLAEIYVNDAFGTAHRAHASNSGITKFIPYCCAGLLMQKEWEYLGQALAAPKRPFVAVSGGAKVSGKIGILNNLLDKVDRLIIGGAMANTFIKAQGYPVGASLVENDLLDTAREIMDKAKERGVDLHLPVDFIHAAGLKVEQAEGICGYQEIPEGQMVLDIGPVTQAQFTEVLEGAGTVVWNGPMGAFENPAFASGSMHMAKIVAELAEVSIVGGGDTDAMLHASGMADKISFISTGGGAFLEFMEGKDLPAFKALKECK from the coding sequence ATGAGCATGCGATTTTTGAAGGACATGGACGTCAAGGGAAAACGTCTCCTGATCCGGGTGGACTACAATGTGCCCATTGACCAGGGGGTCATCCAGGAAGACACCCGCATCAAGGCCAGCCTGCCCACGCTGAAGCTGGCCCTGGACCAGGGGGCTTCCCTGGTGCTGTGCTCCCACATGGGCAGGCCCAAGGGCGAAGCCGTGCCGGAACTGAGTCTTCAGCCGATTGCCCGGCGCTTGTCGGAACTGCTGGGCCAGGATGTGGCCATGGCAAAGGATTGCGTCGGGCCGAAAGTGGAGTCCATGGCGCAGGCCCTTCAACCGGGACAGATCCTGCTGCTTGAAAACCTGCGCTTTCATGCCGGCGAAACCAAGAACGATCCGGATTTCAGCGCCAAGCTGGCCAAGTTGGCCGAAATCTACGTCAACGACGCCTTCGGCACCGCGCACCGGGCTCATGCGTCCAATTCCGGAATCACCAAATTTATTCCGTATTGCTGCGCCGGGTTGCTGATGCAGAAGGAATGGGAATACCTGGGCCAGGCCCTGGCTGCTCCCAAACGACCTTTCGTGGCCGTATCCGGAGGGGCCAAGGTTTCGGGGAAGATCGGAATCCTGAACAATCTCCTGGACAAGGTTGACCGTCTGATCATCGGCGGCGCCATGGCCAACACCTTCATCAAGGCCCAGGGCTACCCGGTCGGCGCCTCCCTGGTGGAAAACGATCTTCTGGACACGGCCCGGGAGATCATGGACAAGGCCAAGGAACGCGGCGTCGACCTGCACCTGCCCGTGGACTTCATTCATGCCGCCGGCCTCAAGGTCGAACAGGCCGAGGGCATTTGCGGATACCAGGAAATTCCTGAAGGTCAGATGGTCCTGGACATTGGTCCTGTTACCCAGGCCCAGTTCACGGAAGTCCTGGAGGGAGCGGGCACGGTTGTCTGGAACGGCCCCATGGGCGCTTTCGAGAACCCGGCCTTTGCCTCCGGATCGATGCACATGGCGAAGATCGTGGCTGAATTAGCCGAGGTCAGCATCGTGGGCGGCGGTGATACGGATGCCATGCTGCACGCATCCGGAATGGCGGACAAGATCAGCTTCATCTCAACGGGTGGAGGCGCGTTTTTGGAATTCATGGAAGGCAAGGATCTCCCAGCCTTCAAAGCCCTCAAGGAGTGCAAGTAA
- the tpiA gene encoding triose-phosphate isomerase — protein MSSQPRTLIAGNWKMYKTEGQAVELAAGLVAGLADALPPERELLILPPFTALKTVSEKLRGRERMFVGAQNFYPSEEGAYTGEIAPSMLADAGCTHALAGHSERRHVIKESDRFIAQKVAFGLQAGLHMILCIGETLDQRTHGSMENVVKGQLRLGLAQVNKETVTPEQLTIAYEPVWAIGTGETAEPEDILSAHAVVRKTLEEHFPHCGNGIRILYGGSVKADNAAAILGLDNVNGVLVGGASLQVESFTAIATAD, from the coding sequence ATGAGCAGTCAGCCAAGAACTTTGATCGCCGGCAACTGGAAGATGTACAAGACTGAAGGACAGGCCGTTGAACTGGCTGCCGGCCTGGTTGCCGGACTCGCTGACGCCTTGCCCCCGGAGCGGGAACTCCTGATCCTGCCGCCGTTCACGGCGCTCAAGACCGTGTCCGAGAAACTGCGTGGCCGAGAGCGCATGTTCGTGGGAGCACAGAATTTCTATCCGTCAGAGGAAGGCGCTTACACCGGTGAAATCGCCCCGTCCATGCTGGCCGACGCAGGATGCACTCATGCTCTGGCCGGACACTCCGAACGCCGCCACGTCATCAAGGAATCCGACAGGTTCATTGCCCAGAAGGTCGCCTTCGGCCTGCAGGCCGGACTGCACATGATCCTGTGCATCGGCGAAACCCTGGACCAACGCACCCACGGCAGCATGGAAAACGTGGTCAAGGGACAACTGCGTCTCGGGTTGGCCCAGGTGAACAAGGAAACCGTCACCCCGGAGCAGCTCACGATCGCCTACGAGCCGGTCTGGGCCATCGGTACCGGAGAAACGGCCGAGCCCGAGGACATCCTCTCAGCCCATGCCGTTGTCCGAAAAACCCTTGAAGAGCATTTTCCTCATTGCGGCAATGGGATACGCATACTTTACGGTGGAAGCGTGAAGGCGGACAACGCCGCTGCGATTCTCGGCCTTGACAATGTGAACGGGGTGCTGGTAGGTGGGGCGAGTTTGCAGGTTGAAAGCTTTACAGCCATTGCCACGGCTGACTGA
- the secG gene encoding preprotein translocase subunit SecG: MSTLIITIHILACISLVVLILLQSGKEGMGVIFGGGSSSVFGGGGAGGLLKKLTISVASVFLITSLSFTYMSGQRTAEESIILDIPGDMLQVPSAPGTIEQQILTPREPADSNAPQQGPTESQ, translated from the coding sequence TTGAGTACCCTGATCATCACCATTCACATTCTCGCGTGCATTTCCCTGGTCGTCCTGATTCTGCTCCAATCGGGCAAGGAAGGGATGGGCGTCATCTTCGGCGGGGGCAGCAGTTCCGTCTTCGGCGGCGGCGGCGCGGGCGGCCTGCTCAAGAAGCTGACCATCAGCGTTGCAAGCGTCTTCCTGATCACCTCGCTGAGCTTCACCTACATGAGCGGCCAGCGAACCGCGGAAGAATCAATCATCCTTGACATTCCCGGCGACATGCTGCAAGTTCCGTCCGCTCCGGGGACCATCGAACAGCAGATCCTGACGCCCCGCGAGCCCGCCGACTCCAACGCCCCTCAGCAAGGTCCGACCGAGTCGCAATAG
- a CDS encoding DUF1566 domain-containing protein gives MKKLFAVAAMAVMLCIAGLVMSGEAQAQRFVDYGDGTVMDTATNLMWTNNANPFGRLNWDDAMSRCSSFSISGIGGWRLPSKDELLILYHAMSGGHPFTGFQSSSYWSSSTYEDGHDFAWFVNMSHGSVDHYRKIDITYVWPVRAGQ, from the coding sequence ATGAAGAAGCTTTTCGCGGTTGCAGCTATGGCGGTTATGCTCTGCATAGCTGGGCTGGTCATGTCCGGCGAAGCCCAGGCCCAGAGGTTTGTGGACTATGGGGACGGTACAGTGATGGATACTGCAACCAATCTGATGTGGACCAACAATGCCAACCCGTTCGGCAGATTGAATTGGGATGACGCCATGTCCAGGTGCAGCTCTTTCAGCATCTCCGGTATTGGCGGCTGGCGGCTGCCGAGCAAGGACGAGCTTTTAATTTTATACCATGCAATGAGTGGCGGACATCCCTTTACCGGGTTCCAGTCGTCCTCCTACTGGTCCAGCTCGACCTACGAGGACGGCCATGACTTCGCGTGGTTCGTGAACATGAGCCACGGCAGCGTGGATCACTACCGCAAGATCGACATCACCTACGTATGGCCGGTCCGCGCCGGACAGTGA
- a CDS encoding PAS domain-containing hybrid sensor histidine kinase/response regulator yields MYQKQAPAAPPAQAGFSDAQDILDHAPVGIFKTTPEGRFLYANQALAEMFGYNAPLDLVNSVQDIAAELFADPKDGPTVTSLLAAEGIVKNFECEHVRKDGTRFWASGSIRTVYAEDGSVLHFQGFVSDITARKNAEQAERETERRFRLMFKNAPMPYQSLDEQGNFLDVNQLFLDVLGYSRDELIDKNFGDILHPDWRDHFKENFPKFKAVGEILGVEFEMVKKDGSPILVYFNGKIQRDAQGRFQRTHCIFQDVTEKKQAEDALRESENRYLTLFERTINPITIIDIEGNYIDANEAALHFFECSRSELLTKNVIDYIPPGKNKMLATHLPLWETGGVLEREYFVHGRVKTLILTITSGTWHGRPVVFGNGIDITERKQTEEALQEDAVRRRILVDDSRDGIVVLNQDGSVHEANKRFAGMLGYSHEEIQQLSLWDWDINRDPDQLAEMVHKIDVKGDFFETRHRRKDGTFYDVEISSNGSVINGRKLIFCVCRDVTERKRIEHELKEKTALLEGILDNIPDIMGVKRPDLSVMRYNKAGYAFLNKSPEQVIGGKCYEHIGRKAPCSPCATQAAIQAKQPVELEKFVPELDVHLSCRANPILSDAGQVEYAVELIRDITQRINIEKVLRESEARFSNLFEHVPTVAVQGYGMDGMTLFWNKASENFYGYSADEAIGKNLLDLIIPDEMRQDVLREIQVMSAGGKPIPPTELSLKRKDGSRIQVYSSHAIINKFDQEPELFCIDIDLTELKRTEAAMLQAKQAAEAANLAKSEFLANMSHEIRTPINGIMGMMALLDTTALDEDQQQYVHLAKTSADRLTRLLSDILDLSKVEVGKMELLESEFSMIELQDSILGLFTVTARNKGMTLECSIDPAIPQRLVGDEARLRQVLFNVVGNSLKYSDSGKVNVRMTPIRSWKNGAFRILFSVTDTGIGIPDDKLNDLFKPFVQVDGSYTRKYQGAGLGLAIVKRLVELMDGRLCVESLEGRGTTIHIALYFKLPVANDSSLSIGASSSSPASRLRILLVEDDPSNSFPTMKLLQKAGHKGTLAENGRQALDLLSQQDFDLVLMDIQMPVMNGVEAAKAIRSSTDLGLKKDIPIIALTAYAMLGDREKFLDAGMNDYVGKPMHMEDLQRVLERTFA; encoded by the coding sequence ATGTACCAAAAGCAAGCCCCTGCCGCACCTCCCGCTCAAGCAGGCTTTTCCGACGCCCAGGACATCCTGGACCACGCACCTGTCGGTATCTTCAAGACAACACCGGAGGGACGTTTTCTCTATGCCAATCAGGCCTTGGCGGAGATGTTCGGATATAATGCACCGCTGGATCTGGTGAATTCGGTCCAGGACATTGCCGCTGAATTGTTCGCTGATCCCAAAGACGGCCCTACTGTCACCAGCCTGTTGGCGGCTGAAGGAATAGTAAAAAACTTCGAATGCGAACATGTTCGCAAGGACGGCACCCGTTTCTGGGCATCGGGGAGCATTCGAACTGTCTATGCGGAAGACGGGAGCGTTTTGCATTTTCAAGGCTTTGTGAGCGACATTACCGCGCGCAAAAATGCCGAGCAGGCCGAGAGGGAAACCGAGCGGCGCTTTCGGTTGATGTTCAAAAACGCTCCCATGCCCTACCAGTCGTTGGACGAACAGGGAAACTTTCTCGACGTAAATCAATTATTTCTTGATGTGCTGGGATACTCACGAGATGAACTGATCGACAAGAATTTCGGCGATATCCTGCATCCGGATTGGAGGGATCATTTCAAGGAAAACTTCCCAAAGTTCAAGGCTGTTGGTGAAATCTTGGGTGTTGAATTCGAAATGGTCAAAAAGGATGGATCGCCAATTCTCGTCTACTTCAACGGCAAGATCCAGCGAGATGCACAAGGCCGGTTCCAGAGAACCCACTGCATTTTCCAGGATGTTACAGAGAAAAAACAGGCGGAGGATGCACTGCGTGAGAGCGAAAACCGTTACCTCACCCTGTTCGAGAGAACGATCAACCCTATCACTATTATTGATATCGAAGGCAATTATATCGATGCCAATGAGGCTGCCTTGCATTTTTTTGAGTGTTCACGCAGCGAGTTACTGACAAAGAATGTCATTGATTACATACCGCCCGGCAAGAACAAGATGTTGGCAACACATCTCCCATTATGGGAAACAGGCGGTGTTCTGGAGAGAGAATATTTCGTCCACGGCAGGGTGAAGACACTGATCCTGACCATCACGTCTGGGACATGGCATGGACGACCTGTGGTCTTTGGCAATGGCATTGATATTACTGAGCGCAAACAGACGGAAGAGGCGTTACAAGAAGATGCTGTTCGTCGTCGTATCCTGGTCGATGATTCCAGAGACGGGATCGTTGTCTTGAACCAGGATGGAAGCGTTCATGAAGCCAACAAACGCTTTGCTGGAATGCTTGGTTATTCTCACGAAGAAATACAGCAACTCTCACTCTGGGATTGGGATATCAACAGGGATCCAGATCAACTTGCCGAAATGGTTCATAAAATCGATGTAAAAGGTGATTTTTTTGAAACTCGTCACCGTCGCAAGGATGGCACATTCTATGACGTTGAAATTAGCTCCAACGGGTCTGTAATCAATGGACGGAAACTTATATTTTGCGTTTGTCGCGATGTTACCGAACGCAAGCGAATCGAGCACGAACTCAAGGAAAAGACGGCCCTGCTTGAGGGCATCCTGGACAACATTCCGGACATCATGGGCGTCAAACGACCTGATCTGAGTGTGATGCGTTACAACAAGGCAGGCTATGCATTTCTGAACAAGTCCCCGGAGCAGGTTATTGGCGGCAAATGCTATGAGCACATTGGCCGGAAAGCGCCCTGTTCTCCCTGCGCAACACAAGCAGCCATACAGGCAAAACAACCAGTGGAATTGGAGAAATTTGTGCCTGAGCTTGATGTTCACCTGAGCTGCCGGGCCAATCCAATCCTCTCTGATGCAGGGCAAGTTGAGTATGCTGTTGAACTTATTCGTGACATTACACAGAGAATAAATATTGAAAAAGTGCTGCGTGAAAGTGAGGCGCGTTTCAGCAACCTGTTTGAACATGTGCCCACAGTGGCTGTACAGGGATATGGCATGGACGGCATGACTCTGTTCTGGAACAAAGCATCCGAGAACTTCTATGGATATTCCGCTGATGAGGCCATTGGAAAAAATCTCCTGGACCTGATCATCCCGGACGAAATGCGACAGGATGTTCTTCGTGAAATTCAAGTGATGTCCGCAGGCGGAAAACCGATTCCCCCGACGGAACTCAGTTTGAAGCGCAAGGACGGCTCACGCATACAGGTTTACTCAAGTCATGCGATTATTAACAAATTCGATCAAGAACCTGAACTGTTTTGCATTGATATCGATCTGACTGAACTCAAACGGACCGAAGCCGCTATGCTTCAAGCCAAGCAAGCGGCCGAAGCCGCCAACCTGGCAAAATCCGAATTCCTGGCCAATATGAGCCATGAAATTCGCACTCCCATCAACGGCATCATGGGCATGATGGCGTTATTGGACACCACTGCCCTGGATGAGGATCAACAACAATATGTCCATTTGGCCAAAACCTCCGCGGATCGCCTGACCAGGTTGCTGTCCGATATCCTGGACCTGTCCAAGGTTGAGGTCGGAAAGATGGAACTCCTCGAGTCCGAGTTCAGTATGATCGAACTGCAAGACTCGATTCTCGGTCTGTTCACCGTGACAGCCAGAAACAAAGGGATGACTCTGGAATGTTCTATAGACCCGGCTATTCCGCAACGGCTGGTCGGAGATGAAGCCCGATTGCGGCAAGTGCTGTTCAACGTTGTCGGCAATTCCTTGAAATACAGCGACAGCGGAAAGGTCAACGTAAGGATGACTCCGATCCGTTCTTGGAAAAACGGGGCCTTCAGGATTCTTTTTTCCGTAACCGACACGGGCATCGGCATCCCTGATGACAAACTCAACGACCTGTTCAAGCCCTTCGTGCAGGTGGACGGCTCGTACACCCGGAAGTACCAAGGCGCGGGGCTCGGACTGGCCATAGTCAAGCGGCTGGTTGAACTCATGGATGGGCGGCTGTGCGTCGAAAGCCTGGAGGGCCGGGGAACCACGATCCATATCGCTTTGTACTTCAAACTTCCCGTTGCAAACGATTCGAGCTTGTCTATTGGGGCATCAAGTTCGTCTCCGGCTTCCCGCTTGCGTATTCTCCTTGTCGAGGATGATCCGTCCAACTCGTTTCCGACCATGAAACTACTGCAGAAAGCGGGGCACAAGGGGACTCTAGCCGAGAACGGTCGTCAGGCTTTGGATCTGCTTTCCCAGCAGGATTTCGATCTTGTTCTGATGGACATCCAGATGCCGGTGATGAACGGCGTCGAAGCCGCCAAGGCCATCAGGTCGTCCACTGATCTTGGTCTCAAGAAGGATATCCCCATCATCGCTCTGACGGCCTATGCCATGCTTGGAGACAGGGAGAAGTTCCTTGATGCCGGGATGAACGACTACGTGGGGAAGCCGATGCACATGGAGGATTTGCAGAGAGTGCTGGAGAGAACTTTCGCTTGA
- a CDS encoding TspO/MBR family protein: MEKRKQILGLIGWLAITYVAAAVGSAASMDAPALYAQLDRPAWSPPAQLFGPVWTVLYTLMGVAAWLVWRVGTFRETRTALGLFIVQLFFNALWSWLFFVWNLGMVSFAGILLLLGLIFITMISFWNKRPLAGALLIPYLLWVGYASILNYTLWRLNPHILG; this comes from the coding sequence ATGGAGAAACGCAAACAGATTTTAGGTCTTATCGGCTGGTTGGCCATCACGTATGTTGCCGCTGCAGTCGGAAGCGCGGCCTCGATGGATGCTCCAGCATTATACGCCCAGTTGGATAGGCCGGCATGGTCGCCGCCTGCTCAGCTTTTCGGACCTGTGTGGACGGTCCTGTACACGCTCATGGGAGTGGCGGCGTGGCTTGTCTGGCGTGTTGGAACATTCAGGGAAACGCGGACGGCGCTTGGCCTTTTCATTGTACAGCTTTTCTTCAATGCGCTCTGGTCGTGGCTTTTTTTCGTTTGGAATCTTGGAATGGTTTCCTTTGCGGGAATACTTCTTCTCCTGGGCCTGATCTTCATCACCATGATCAGCTTTTGGAACAAAAGACCATTGGCAGGCGCGCTCCTGATCCCGTATCTGCTCTGGGTTGGATATGCGTCAATTCTGAACTACACGCTCTGGCGGCTCAATCCTCATATCCTTGGTTAA
- a CDS encoding nucleoside deaminase, whose translation MIEQNPEFFMRKAIALSRENVKQGGGPFAAIIVKDGKVIAEASNSVTRDNDPTAHAEINAIRQACRELNTYDLSGCSIFTTCEPCPMCLGAIYWARLDRIYYGNNKTDAAEIGFDDAFIYQELNIPLNERIISMVNLLPEEAGEAFRDWELKEDKVTY comes from the coding sequence ATGATTGAACAAAATCCGGAATTTTTTATGCGCAAGGCAATCGCTCTTTCCAGGGAAAACGTGAAGCAGGGCGGTGGGCCTTTCGCGGCAATCATCGTCAAGGATGGAAAGGTGATCGCCGAGGCTTCGAACAGCGTTACCCGCGACAACGACCCTACGGCGCATGCTGAAATCAACGCCATCAGGCAAGCCTGTAGGGAACTGAACACATATGACCTTTCAGGATGTTCGATATTCACGACTTGTGAACCCTGCCCGATGTGCCTGGGGGCTATTTACTGGGCTCGCCTCGACCGTATCTACTATGGCAACAACAAAACAGACGCCGCTGAGATCGGATTTGATGACGCCTTCATCTACCAGGAATTGAACATTCCTTTGAATGAACGCATAATTTCGATGGTGAACCTCTTACCTGAAGAGGCCGGGGAAGCCTTCAGGGATTGGGAACTGAAGGAAGACAAGGTCACGTACTGA
- a CDS encoding Rpn family recombination-promoting nuclease/putative transposase codes for MDVRIQLQDGRQINVEIQILPTDPMPERTMFYWAKMYAGQIKAGDSYQKLKKCVTINIVDFPCIPLQQLHSCFHLTDDATGHRLTDVLEVHFLELPRLREAILAGPETDPLTQWMLFIDGESQEVIKMLAHDNKDIRQAYNLLEVISKDKLKRMAYEAREAELMDQRSRILSAEMKGREEGRVEGEEIGIRKIVQAMFARGMSLDDVAAITGLDREQVAGLQGQMQFG; via the coding sequence CTGGATGTCCGCATCCAACTCCAGGACGGTCGGCAGATCAACGTGGAAATCCAGATCCTGCCCACGGACCCCATGCCCGAACGAACCATGTTCTACTGGGCCAAGATGTACGCCGGGCAGATCAAGGCCGGAGATTCCTACCAGAAGCTGAAAAAATGCGTGACCATCAACATCGTGGATTTCCCCTGCATCCCGCTCCAGCAACTCCATTCCTGCTTCCATCTCACCGATGACGCCACCGGCCACCGCCTGACCGACGTCCTGGAAGTGCATTTCCTGGAGTTGCCCAGGCTGCGGGAGGCGATCTTGGCCGGACCTGAAACCGATCCGCTCACGCAATGGATGCTGTTCATCGACGGAGAATCACAGGAGGTCATCAAAATGCTCGCCCACGACAACAAGGACATCAGGCAAGCCTACAATCTTCTCGAAGTCATCTCCAAGGACAAGCTCAAACGCATGGCCTACGAAGCCCGCGAAGCCGAACTCATGGACCAGCGCTCCCGGATACTCTCCGCTGAAATGAAGGGCAGAGAGGAGGGTAGAGTGGAAGGCGAAGAGATTGGAATCAGGAAGATAGTTCAGGCCATGTTCGCCCGAGGCATGTCTCTGGACGACGTAGCGGCCATCACCGGATTGGACAGGGAGCAGGTGGCCGGACTGCAAGGACAGATGCAGTTTGGGTAG